From a single Alloactinosynnema sp. L-07 genomic region:
- the modA gene encoding molybdate ABC transporter substrate-binding protein gives MRVIRAGIVAVTLLGLAGCGSPQAEQPPGAQLSGTVTVFAAASLTESFTKLGKDFEAAHPGVKVTFNFGGSSALAQQLNQGAPADVFASASPANMKQVTDAGTITAAPTTFARNRLQISVPKGNSAKVAGLADFGKDELKIALCAEQVPCGAASKKAFDAAKVTAKPDTLEQDVKAVLTKVRLGEVDAALVYRTDVKSAGDQVEGIGFAEADKAVNDYPIAPLAKAPNAGAAKAFIDFVLSDKGRAAFGEAGFDNP, from the coding sequence ATGAGGGTGATTCGAGCTGGAATCGTCGCCGTCACCCTGCTCGGGCTCGCCGGCTGCGGGTCGCCGCAGGCCGAGCAGCCGCCCGGCGCCCAGCTCAGCGGGACGGTGACGGTGTTCGCCGCCGCGTCGCTGACCGAGTCGTTCACCAAGCTGGGCAAGGACTTCGAGGCCGCGCACCCCGGGGTGAAGGTCACCTTCAACTTCGGCGGCAGCTCCGCGCTGGCCCAGCAGCTCAACCAGGGCGCCCCCGCCGACGTCTTCGCCTCGGCGTCGCCCGCCAACATGAAGCAGGTCACCGACGCGGGCACGATCACCGCCGCCCCGACCACTTTCGCGCGCAACCGGCTCCAGATCTCGGTGCCGAAGGGCAACTCGGCCAAGGTCGCCGGTCTGGCCGACTTCGGCAAGGACGAGCTGAAGATCGCGCTGTGCGCCGAGCAGGTCCCGTGCGGGGCGGCGTCGAAGAAGGCGTTCGACGCGGCCAAGGTGACCGCGAAGCCCGACACCCTGGAGCAGGACGTCAAGGCGGTGCTGACGAAGGTCCGGCTCGGCGAGGTCGACGCGGCCCTGGTCTACCGCACCGACGTCAAGTCGGCCGGTGACCAGGTCGAGGGCATCGGGTTCGCCGAGGCGGACAAGGCCGTCAACGACTACCCAATCGCGCCGCTGGCCAAGGCGCCCAACGCGGGCGCGGCGAAGGCGTTCATCGACTTCGTCTTGTCGGACAAGGGTCGCGCGGCGTTCGGCGAAGCCGGTTTCGACAACCCGTGA
- the modB gene encoding molybdate ABC transporter permease subunit: MTATRRAARGRLPAVLVLPAVLGLAFLLIPLIGLLVRAPWSTLPERLFSAAVGEALRLSLVCATLATAICLVLGIPLAWLLARGDVPGRGLMRALVTVPLVLPPVVGGVALLLVLGRRGLIGQHLDAWFGVSLPFTTAGVVVAEAFVAMPFLVIAVEGALRAADPRYEEAAATLGASRWLTFRRVTLPSIMPGVVAGSVLCWARALGEFGATITFAGNFPGETTTMPLAVYLALETEPDAAIVLSVVLLLVSVGVLAGLRERWIRGAA, from the coding sequence GTGACGGCGACCCGGCGGGCGGCGCGGGGGCGGCTGCCCGCCGTCCTCGTGCTGCCCGCCGTCCTCGGCTTGGCCTTCCTGCTCATTCCTCTGATCGGCCTTCTCGTCCGCGCGCCGTGGTCGACGCTGCCCGAGCGGCTGTTCAGCGCGGCCGTGGGCGAGGCGCTGCGGCTCTCGCTCGTCTGCGCGACCCTGGCCACCGCGATCTGCCTGGTCCTGGGCATCCCGCTGGCGTGGCTGCTCGCCCGCGGCGACGTGCCGGGGCGCGGGCTGATGCGGGCGCTGGTGACGGTTCCGCTGGTGCTGCCGCCGGTCGTCGGCGGCGTGGCGCTGCTGCTCGTGCTGGGCAGGCGCGGGCTGATCGGTCAGCACCTCGACGCGTGGTTCGGGGTGTCGCTGCCGTTCACCACGGCGGGTGTTGTGGTCGCCGAGGCGTTCGTCGCCATGCCGTTCCTGGTGATCGCGGTCGAGGGCGCCCTGCGCGCGGCCGACCCGCGCTACGAGGAGGCCGCGGCCACCCTCGGCGCGTCCCGCTGGCTGACCTTCCGGCGGGTGACGCTGCCGTCGATCATGCCGGGCGTCGTGGCGGGGTCGGTGCTGTGCTGGGCCCGCGCGCTGGGCGAGTTCGGCGCCACCATCACCTTCGCGGGCAACTTCCCGGGCGAGACGACCACCATGCCGCTGGCGGTGTACCTGGCGCTGGAGACCGAGCCGGACGCCGCGATCGTGCTCAGTGTCGTGCTCTTGCTCGTGTCGGTGGGTGTGCTGGCCGGCCTGCGGGAACGCTGGATCCGAGGTGCGGCATGA
- a CDS encoding ABC transporter ATP-binding protein: MTLRADLRVSRDRFALDLALTIAAGEVVALLGPNGAGKTTALRALAGLVPLTGGHIHVDDDIWDAPPDVFRSAERRPIGVVFQDYLLFAHLTALENVAFGLRARGLARHAARDQAQVWLDRVGLADHVRTKPRALSGGQAQRVALARALATGPDLLLLDEPLAALDASTRMHVRSELGHHLRDYPGHTLLVTHDPLDAMVLADRLVIVEDGRIVQQGTPTEVARQPRTDYVANLVGLNLYRGTARGTTVDLAEGGALTIATPTTGPVHLAFPPSAVSLHPAAPGGSPRNTWPVTVAGVEQHAHTTRVRLDGTPPVLADITTATVAELRIQRGDTLWAAVKATETHTYPA; encoded by the coding sequence ATGACGCTGCGCGCCGACCTGCGGGTCAGCCGCGACCGATTCGCACTGGACCTGGCGCTGACCATCGCCGCGGGTGAGGTCGTCGCCCTGCTCGGCCCCAACGGCGCGGGCAAGACGACCGCGCTGCGCGCCCTGGCCGGGCTGGTCCCGCTGACCGGGGGCCACATCCACGTCGACGACGACATCTGGGACGCCCCACCAGACGTGTTCCGGTCCGCTGAGCGCAGGCCGATCGGGGTCGTGTTCCAGGACTATCTCCTCTTCGCACACCTGACCGCGCTGGAGAATGTCGCCTTCGGCCTGCGCGCTCGCGGCCTGGCCCGGCACGCCGCCCGCGACCAGGCCCAGGTCTGGCTCGACCGGGTCGGGCTCGCCGACCACGTCCGGACCAAGCCGCGCGCGCTCTCCGGCGGCCAGGCCCAGCGCGTCGCGCTGGCCCGTGCGCTGGCCACGGGGCCGGACCTGCTGTTGCTCGACGAGCCCTTGGCCGCGCTCGACGCGAGCACCCGGATGCATGTCCGTTCCGAACTCGGCCACCACCTGCGCGACTATCCCGGCCACACCCTGCTGGTCACCCACGACCCGCTCGACGCGATGGTGCTGGCCGACCGGCTCGTGATCGTGGAGGACGGCCGGATCGTGCAGCAGGGCACGCCCACCGAGGTCGCCCGGCAGCCCCGCACCGACTACGTCGCCAACCTCGTCGGGCTCAACCTCTACCGCGGCACCGCCCGCGGCACGACGGTCGACCTCGCCGAGGGCGGCGCCCTGACCATCGCCACCCCGACCACCGGCCCCGTCCATCTGGCCTTCCCGCCCAGCGCCGTCAGCCTCCACCCGGCCGCGCCCGGCGGCAGCCCCCGCAATACCTGGCCGGTCACGGTGGCGGGCGTCGAACAGCACGCGCACACGACCCGCGTCCGCCTCGACGGCACTCCCCCGGTCCTGGCCGACATCACCACCGCGACCGTCGCCGAGCTGCGCATCCAGCGCGGGGACACGCTGTGGGCGGCGGTCAAGGCGACCGAAACCCATACCTATCCGGCGTAG
- a CDS encoding HAD family hydrolase, which translates to MTTAPVKCLVWDLDGTLWDGCGDAIPFADAVRTLRTLDQRGVLHAVACRGEPDVAAAHLAGNGLLDLFTWVEVGRVAKSESIKRVAAELDIALDAIAFIAGDPTERAEVAAALPTVRCYPAEEAVRLPELGGFAARHATAESRGRRHLYRAEQLRKQAEAEHVGPTKEFMKSLDLVLRVRPADPADLSRTHELADRAHQLNTTGRTFAPDELLALCASPRHEVLVAELSDRFGSHGTVGLAVTAFSAADSVIELLVVSCRVVSRGAGAALVDHLIKAALADGRRPVAEFVRTEANRVMLITLRFAGFAVVHESDGQLTLAVDPRDPPAHRPHPVRVERTT; encoded by the coding sequence ATGACAACGGCACCGGTGAAGTGCCTGGTCTGGGACCTCGACGGCACGCTGTGGGACGGGTGCGGCGACGCGATCCCCTTCGCCGACGCGGTCCGGACGCTGCGCACCCTGGATCAGCGCGGGGTGCTGCACGCGGTCGCCTGCCGGGGCGAACCCGACGTCGCCGCCGCCCACCTGGCGGGCAATGGGCTGCTCGACCTGTTCACCTGGGTTGAGGTCGGCCGGGTGGCCAAGTCCGAGTCGATCAAACGCGTCGCCGCCGAACTGGACATCGCCCTCGACGCGATCGCGTTCATCGCAGGCGACCCGACCGAGCGCGCCGAGGTGGCCGCGGCCCTGCCCACGGTGCGGTGCTACCCGGCCGAGGAGGCGGTCCGACTACCCGAGCTGGGCGGTTTCGCGGCCCGGCACGCCACGGCCGAGTCCCGCGGGCGCCGACATCTCTACCGCGCCGAACAGCTGCGCAAGCAGGCTGAGGCTGAGCACGTCGGCCCGACCAAGGAGTTCATGAAGTCGCTCGACCTGGTCCTGCGGGTCCGCCCGGCCGACCCGGCGGACCTCAGCCGAACGCATGAGCTGGCAGACCGCGCCCACCAGCTCAACACCACCGGCCGCACCTTCGCCCCCGACGAGTTGCTCGCCCTGTGCGCCTCACCCCGCCACGAGGTCCTCGTCGCCGAACTCAGCGACCGATTCGGCTCGCACGGCACGGTCGGGCTGGCCGTCACCGCGTTCTCCGCCGCCGACAGCGTCATCGAGCTGCTCGTGGTGTCCTGCCGGGTGGTGTCCCGCGGCGCGGGCGCCGCCCTGGTCGACCACCTGATCAAGGCGGCCCTGGCCGACGGGCGCAGACCGGTCGCCGAGTTCGTGCGCACCGAGGCCAACCGCGTCATGCTGATCACCCTGCGGTTCGCGGGCTTCGCGGTGGTGCACGAGTCCGACGGACAGCTGACGCTCGCCGTCGACCCGCGCGACCCGCCCGCCCACCGCCCGCACCCGGTCCGGGTCGAGCGGACCACATAA